Proteins encoded by one window of Candidatus Cloacimonadota bacterium:
- the ileS gene encoding isoleucine--tRNA ligase produces the protein MYKSIDLKENPRDLEARVRTYWQEHDTAKKSIDFRENNPQFIFYEGPPTANGKPGIHHVLARTLKDVVCRYKTMTGHLVKRKAGWDTHGLPVEIEVEKMLGLEDKQGIIEYGEEAFCAKCRDSVFSYEKLWRHMTELMAYWIDLDNPYITLDNKYIESVWWILNNFFQRDLIYKEYKIVPYCPSCGTPLSSHEVAQGYKDVEDPSVYVRFKAIDEENTYYLAWTTTPWTLISNVALAVHPDEDYVVVVHQDQRLILAKARLEVLDGEYEIISQMKGKDLEHRRYEPLFQFVPVDKPAWFIGCADYVTMSDGTGVVHTAPAFGADDYSLAQKYNLPFVNPVDGEGKFNESVSPWAGLFVKSADKEIIRNLKETGALYRREQIKHNYPHCWRCSSPLIYYARESWYIRTTLFKEQLIAENRKIKWYPSFVGEKRFGEWLENNVDWALSRDRFWGTPLNIWVCDECSAKSSVGSIAELVKRGRKENGEEIDHNIELHRPYIDEIVLKCDKCGSVMHRTPEVIDCWFDSGSMPFAQWHYPFENKEIFDTKLFPADFISEGIDQTRGWFYSMLTISTLLKGKSSYKSCLVNDLILDKKGQKMSKSKGNTVDPIELMDTYGADAIRWYLLEVSPPWVPTRFDEDGVREIQSKFIGTLKNVYSFYATYANIDGFDASKYPYEWEREAEIDSWIISRLHTLTKNIRTHIEIYEFSKAVRAIQDFVIDELSNWYVRRSRRRFWSFELSKDKVEAYRTLHMVLLEVCKLIAPFVPYLAEEIYQGLGGGESVHLESYPQSQAQYIKLGLETDMQTVIDVVSLGRTARGEANIKIRQPLGEMYVPAKLRTSLDKMLDLVQEEVNIHNILYVEEDSNFVQYDLKPQFKVMGPKYGKQMKAIAAYLEQADATEALSAFADNRTFDINLEGSKISLIPEDLLVQIRPQEGYQFAAMKDIFVALDTSLSEVLIREGLARELVNKIQYSRKEQGFEIMDRIIIGYYGDAEIEAAINEYGEFIKSETLADTIQKSADSNLPQVDINGKQVGLMVNKTKAE, from the coding sequence ATGTATAAAAGCATAGACCTAAAAGAAAATCCGCGAGATTTGGAAGCCCGTGTGCGCACATACTGGCAAGAGCATGATACTGCAAAGAAGAGCATAGATTTTAGGGAAAACAATCCCCAATTTATTTTTTACGAAGGTCCTCCCACGGCAAATGGCAAACCGGGAATTCACCATGTGTTGGCAAGAACCTTAAAAGACGTGGTGTGCAGATATAAAACCATGACCGGACACCTGGTAAAAAGAAAAGCCGGATGGGATACACATGGCTTGCCGGTGGAAATTGAAGTGGAAAAAATGCTGGGTTTGGAAGATAAACAAGGCATCATTGAATATGGTGAAGAAGCCTTTTGCGCCAAATGCCGTGATTCTGTATTTTCCTACGAAAAACTCTGGCGTCACATGACCGAGCTAATGGCGTATTGGATAGATTTGGATAATCCTTACATTACTCTAGACAACAAATACATCGAATCGGTGTGGTGGATACTGAACAATTTTTTCCAGAGAGATCTTATATATAAAGAGTACAAAATTGTGCCATACTGTCCTTCCTGTGGAACTCCGCTTTCTTCTCATGAAGTGGCACAGGGCTATAAAGACGTTGAGGATCCCTCTGTGTATGTGCGGTTTAAAGCCATTGACGAAGAAAACACCTATTATCTGGCTTGGACTACCACTCCCTGGACCCTTATCTCAAACGTAGCTTTGGCGGTACATCCGGATGAAGATTATGTGGTGGTGGTGCACCAGGACCAACGGTTGATCTTGGCAAAAGCCAGGTTAGAAGTTTTAGACGGCGAATACGAGATCATCAGTCAGATGAAAGGAAAAGATCTTGAACACCGTCGCTATGAGCCATTATTCCAATTTGTACCGGTAGATAAACCCGCCTGGTTTATTGGATGTGCAGATTATGTTACGATGAGTGATGGCACGGGAGTGGTACATACAGCTCCAGCCTTTGGAGCCGATGACTATTCTTTAGCTCAAAAATACAATCTACCCTTTGTAAATCCGGTTGACGGAGAGGGTAAATTCAATGAATCAGTAAGCCCATGGGCGGGGTTGTTCGTAAAATCTGCCGATAAGGAGATTATCCGCAACCTAAAAGAAACAGGTGCTTTATATCGTAGAGAGCAGATAAAGCACAACTATCCCCACTGTTGGCGTTGTAGCAGTCCGTTAATCTATTATGCAAGAGAGAGTTGGTATATCCGTACCACGCTTTTTAAGGAACAGCTTATAGCCGAAAACCGCAAGATAAAATGGTATCCTTCCTTTGTGGGTGAGAAGCGTTTTGGAGAGTGGTTGGAAAACAATGTGGATTGGGCGCTTTCCCGAGATCGCTTCTGGGGCACTCCGCTCAATATTTGGGTGTGTGATGAATGCTCTGCGAAGAGTAGCGTTGGTTCTATAGCCGAATTGGTAAAACGCGGTAGAAAAGAAAATGGAGAGGAAATAGATCACAATATCGAGCTCCACCGCCCTTACATAGATGAAATCGTATTAAAATGCGATAAATGTGGCTCTGTAATGCACCGCACTCCAGAAGTTATAGATTGCTGGTTCGATAGCGGTTCAATGCCTTTTGCCCAGTGGCACTATCCTTTTGAGAATAAGGAAATCTTCGATACAAAGCTATTTCCGGCAGATTTTATTTCGGAGGGGATAGATCAAACACGGGGCTGGTTTTATAGCATGCTGACGATTTCGACTTTATTGAAGGGGAAATCTTCTTACAAGAGTTGCTTGGTGAACGATCTGATCTTGGACAAAAAGGGTCAGAAGATGAGTAAGAGCAAAGGCAATACCGTAGATCCTATCGAATTGATGGATACCTACGGAGCAGATGCCATCCGCTGGTATCTCTTGGAGGTTAGCCCACCTTGGGTTCCTACTCGTTTTGATGAAGATGGTGTGCGAGAAATTCAAAGTAAATTTATTGGTACCTTGAAGAATGTGTATTCGTTTTATGCTACCTATGCCAATATTGATGGTTTTGATGCCTCAAAGTATCCCTATGAGTGGGAACGTGAGGCAGAAATAGATAGCTGGATAATTTCACGGTTACACACCCTAACCAAGAACATTCGTACCCATATTGAGATATATGAGTTTTCCAAAGCCGTGCGAGCTATACAAGATTTTGTAATAGATGAGCTGTCAAATTGGTATGTACGCCGCAGTCGCCGCAGATTCTGGAGCTTTGAGCTTAGTAAGGATAAGGTGGAAGCGTATCGCACTCTGCACATGGTACTTTTAGAGGTGTGCAAGTTGATAGCGCCATTTGTACCATATTTAGCCGAAGAGATATATCAGGGTCTGGGTGGAGGAGAAAGCGTGCATCTTGAAAGCTATCCCCAAAGCCAAGCTCAATATATCAAACTTGGGTTGGAAACAGATATGCAAACAGTGATAGACGTTGTGTCTTTGGGCAGAACTGCGCGCGGCGAGGCTAATATTAAGATTCGCCAACCCTTAGGCGAAATGTATGTCCCCGCAAAGTTGCGTACTTCATTAGATAAGATGCTTGACTTGGTGCAGGAAGAAGTGAATATTCACAACATCCTATATGTAGAGGAAGATAGCAATTTTGTGCAATACGATCTAAAGCCTCAGTTCAAGGTGATGGGACCCAAATATGGCAAGCAGATGAAAGCTATAGCCGCCTATTTGGAGCAGGCAGATGCCACGGAGGCATTGAGCGCCTTTGCGGATAACCGGACATTTGACATCAATTTGGAAGGTAGTAAGATCAGCTTGATTCCAGAAGATCTGCTGGTGCAAATTCGCCCTCAAGAAGGCTATCAATTTGCTGCCA